Genomic window (Gasterosteus aculeatus chromosome 1, fGasAcu3.hap1.1, whole genome shotgun sequence):
TTACATGACAGTGACGCATCTAGGCGCCGGAAAAATCACCTGGAGAtctttaaaggggccaaaaagCTCAACGCTCCCCGAGAACGAATCTCCCGCCCTTCGTGCGCGTGTCTCAACCCTCGCGGtaaagaggggagaggggagaccACGATCTTTCTCACCaacagcacggggggggggggggggggggaaagaagaaCGAGTAGAAGAGCTTTTCCTCGAAGCACTTCCCGGCTCTCCTCTAAAAGAGGCGGAGAGAGCTTTTCTATGGCGGCGAGACCCGCTGTCATCGCCGCGGTTCTGCTCCGGTGGCCGTGTAAGGCCCCGACAGGTCACGGACATGGCTGTGATGAGGCGATTGTTAAGTACTACACACTGTCACAACACGCCACAATGTACCGTCTTTAAGCCTTCCGGCCGACATTGGTGTTTTTTGAAAACATTGTAGCGCCTCACAATGCCTGTCtgtatgttttaaaatgaacggagtgggagggggaaggggggggggggggtcctgttaAGCGGCTGTCAGTTTTTGatagcgtttgtgtgtgtgtgtgcgagtgtgtgtgcgtctgtgtgtgcgcgtttacgagttttcttttttatttgcattgaCTCGTGGTGAGTGTGAAGAAGTGTTTCATTGTGTCGTCTggagtgcgcgcacacacacaaacacacgcacacaaacacacacacacctgaaactGCCGGTTTCCACATGCATGGACGCATGCGTGAACTTGAGCGCGCGTGTCTGCGCGCACGCTGTCCGCGCCCGGGAATCGTTGGTTGCGCGTCCGATGACTCCCCGCGCTCCTCATTCTGGGGCTGGAAACGTTAAAACACACCTAGCTGATCCCAGCCGGCTTTTTACTGCCGCGCAGAAGTGCTGAATCGAGGCCCGGCCCGAAACCACACATTACACAACGAGTCCCATCAGCACCTTTTCACAGGCCGAGCAACCCAACACCAAAGTCTTCCCTCGGAGGCAAATTCTGCCAACTATTCCACTATTgcacaatttttttatttttttttgaggaCGAGGTCACAACAGCAGACAGTGATTCGATGGTCATTTGGGTCTCGgttgtttttaaagcagcaaTTCAGCCGAGACAGTAAAACTGGCCTCTGTCCTCTTATTCCTGACCCAGTTCTGTTTATCATAAAACTTTATGGCCAATCTCGGGAGGGTGAAGGAGTGAGAAAAAGAAGCAATGagcgagaagagagagagagagagagagagagagagagagagagagagagagagagagagaggaaaaggccTGTAACGTCTTATTGGAGGAACAGATCGGAATCCCTCTTctcatttccttctctccttctctcccgtaATTCATTTTTAACCTGTCTGTGAAGGCATTAgagcagctgcagaggacaTCTTCaacaaatattaatattaaatattaacgtttttttccccaataCAGTCAAATACAGTCTTCTCTTTGGCCACAATTCCTCACAAAGTTGCAAAGTGGAAATAGAAATGAAGAATTTAACTTATTTGGCTCTGAAACATTTTGTCACTAAATGTCCAGCTGTTTGAATCAAATGGGACTTAAGTTACAGATTCAATTGGTTCTCCAGCTTTGAATTTAGTCCTTTACAAATAGAAACAGGTAGAGAAACTCCACACGATTCAGCAGTTATTCATTATTCTTTATTATGCAAAATTATTTAAAAGGATTCagagaaaataataaactcattaaATCTTTTAACTTCATCCTGCAACCTGCTGTTTGTGTCCAACTTTAGCCTTTGACCACCGCTGCCACCCGCGCCCCTCAAACCCTCATATCCTCATTTGTTTTGCACTGAGCTGAAACCACGCAGCCGGAGCACTTCTCCCATAGATCCCACCGCGATCGCCGTGTTTTGTCGTTAAGATAATTAGGGCAATTAGGGCTGGCCACCCCTCCTCTGTGCTCCTCACTCCACCGATTCAATTGAAAGGAAAATGGATTAAAACAGTAATTAACATCCTCCAACGAGGCCCCGAAGAGCCTTTCATAAGATAGTGCAGAGGGATATGAGCGTTAATCTCCTTCGCTCTATTGATTCTCACTCCGTATTGAGTGGGATGAAGTGGTTGAGGGGCATATTAGCCAAACACTGACAGTCGTTCACGGCGCTAATACGCTGGACTGTGACTCAGTGAGAGAACGGCTTCAGGCGTATGCGGTTATGAAATAGAGTTGATTGTAAAAAGAATATTTCAGCGGTGCACATGTAGAAACTTGAAAGAACCTTGTAAATCCGACACGGATCATTTAAATGAGACGCTATATTGAGGCCTTGAGACGATCCCTGAGAAAGTCATTTGGAAAGATGCAGAGTTTCCACTTGAGGCTCATGATCGGTCGTCCATGAGATACCAGAAAAGTGTCTGCTTCTTCATGAGGTCGCTTTACCACAGCCGGCTGGATGTAAGATAAATATAGCCACGTTGGCTCCTTTGCATGCTCATCCAACTCGCTGGAACCAGCTGCACACTGTGTGCTTGTACTCTTTATTTCTATGGAAGTCACGGAAAGGTTCCGTTTGAATGCCAAGTGGCGGTGGCTGCCAAACGCGCCCGCGCGCGCTGCATGATCCTGATAGCCGCGGGACGCTTGCATCCCGAGCGAACCTGCGCCGCAATGCACCGAGGGCTTAGGTAACCCACGTGGTGGTTGTTCTCCTCCAATTTAACGAtgctttgtcatttatttttagcaGGAATTCAAGAACAGTGCAAGTTTTGATGAATTCATTGCAGTGCAGACCTTTTTGCTGAACTTTGAGACGTAGCTCGAGAtttcaagttttttttccctctgggaGCAGCAGCGAGCAGACTGGAAGTCCATTGTGGCAGGACAACAGCGTCACTGACCGGCATACCCGTCCAGTGACGCTGTGCGCGAGTGGGGAGCCGGCCGGCGGGGGCGCGCTCGGGGAAAATGTGACCGTGTTTGCTCTGCTAATGACTAATGGTGTCGAGGTAACAAAGTAGTCAGATTATAGCCTTTGATCCACTTGAAGTTGTGACCTTTGACAAGAGGGAGTGAGAGAAAAtgggaaccaaaaaaaaaagtgtgagtgGATGAGTGCACAAACATGTGGAGAAATGACACGTGGATATCGATGGAGGCAAAGTAATTGATCGGCACGTACGGAGGCAGTTGGTGAGAAGATTAGCTTCCGCCGGCTACAGCTGCGGCCCGCGCACACCACAAGTAAGGCTTTGCATTAATGGGATCTTACGGGTCTGTGTTTATTTCCAAAGGAGAAATGTTTTGAATTCTTTCTAAAATGGTTTCTTCTGTATAGTTTTTCCCTCCAGtgcgagtaaaaaaaaagaaatgggctTTATGCTGAGGCTGCTTGCTTTCTCAGTGCGAACTCAGACACCTCGGCTATCTTATCTGTAGAATGACCTGTTATTTTAAGCCACCGTTAAGCTGCTGGCcttcaccgtgtgtgtgtgtgtgtgtgtgtgtgtgtgtccacgacATGTTAAAAAATCCAACtctgcctcttttcttctcagagAATTGCGGcctcttttcccttctttttgtttgtgtgtgttttcactgtTTATCTGCCCcttaggggagggggggcggagctgTCGGGGGAATTCCCCTCGTATTCGTAATCGCCCTCCTGTGCCTGCTGGTGTgcccgaaaaaaaaaacacatcatcatGCGCAGCGAGAGAAATGGaaatagaacaaaaacaaaatgtcatcgATGAGTAAAagaaggaggtcagaggtcagaggttgcTTCTCCTTTGAAAGACTCACCTGGATCTTCGGGTCTCCCTCTCTATGCCTTTTCTTAATTCTGCTACAGTCATAGACCACCAGTCGCACTTGACCACCTCATGGAAGAACTCCTCCTCCGTATCAGTCTCTCGGAGCGGAAGCGCCGCCGACTCGCGTGTCTGTTTGAACCGTCGCTTTATTGTTTCTTAATCACAATATTTTCGTGGCCTCACAAAGGTGACGGGTCACAGGAAGGAGAGTGTCTGCGTGCTGCATCCATGTTCAGGCCCGTGCGTGTTCCCGGCGTAGTCGGAGGCTAGAGTGGGCTTTGCCGTCCGGAGCCCTCACGGTTCAGCTCCTTTTATTCTTTctaagaaacaacagggatgcTGCAAAGTTAGAGACCTGCTGAAAAgaggaaatgctgcataaaatgaaaacatttgctTTTACTTTTGCATTTAGTGGGTTGTTATGTGATTGTCTCTCCTGTTCTGGATAACGGTAATGATTCTGGTTAAGCCCTGTAATGGGAGTCAGCCGCGTTGTGCCCTCCAACCCGCCCAATAACGTTCTCGGCTGCTTGGACTTTTTCTTTCCCTGTATTTGAAGCTGACTTTCATGCTACAAAGTTACTCGGGTTTCTCTGCCCCGATGGCTCCTTATTGACATGCTAGACCTCTGCCTCGGTCAGACTGTGCTTTTTCACTCACTCCAATTCCCCCTAATGATTCTCAGTCTAGGAACATCCTGTACttgagtgagtcacgggggagCCTGTAAAAATATGGAGTGGATTTCATTTTCTGTATTATATTTTGCGGAAGTTGgaacaatcacacaaacacttacAGCATGGTTGACAGAACACATCCTGATCTTTATTGTCACCGAGATATTTATCAGAACTCTCTGCGGAGCCAGAGTGGCTTTAGGCTCGCCAGGAATTCTGTTCGTAAGCGTTGTACCTGTgacccgtagcccccccctcccactccgtGCACTTCTAATAAATCCCCCCATCATCATTGTCACGTCGACACGGCAGCGGAAGGTAATATGTTGAACCTCCAAAGCGTGCCAAAAATAACGTCCATGTTGGATTGTTTCACAGAGAAAGGCCATTGTGTGTCCATGGGAAGCACCTCGGTCCCAGGGTCTCTCAGCCCTCTGAGAGGACCGACCCCCTCACAACTCATCAGTATGTAATGTGGCTTGCACTGAAATCTGCACCTTGAGTATTTGTATAGAAATGCTTATGCTTTTAAAGTAAGTGGATTTTGGTGGACAGAAGTGGTGTTAGTTCCTAATTGAGCTTATTGTGGAAGTTCCATCCATCACTGAAACTACTCAATTAGCAGAAGGCATTTCTCATCGCTGACGTGGTTTCACAGTTGATCACTAAAAGTCAGCTCGCTCTCCACACATTCGTTTCTTGCTTACTGCATCATTTCTCAATCCAGTTTTTGTGTGAATGTATGCAGCATATTAGACGATATTATTCTACTGTAaggttttttcttccttttttcatctGACATGATGGTCAATCACAGGCTAACGGGAGCGTGTGTTTATATTCAcatttctcctgtgtgtgtgtgtgtgtgtgtgtgtgtgtgtgtgtgtgtgtgtgtgtgtgatgtgggtGTTCATACGTAATAAGCATTGTGtagcagatgtttttttgtgggTACATGTTCATTTTTGTACCAAGAGCTATACTCCAAGTGACCTCTGCTGGTTTAAAATGAGTTGCGCTGTACTGTTGGGACGACCTTTCTAATTAAACTGATACAAAAagcacaatttaaataaatctctctttttcctgtgtTGCAGATCTTCTACAAGGTCACAAGGGAGATCTTCCCCGGCGAGGAGCTGCTACTTTTCATGAAGGCTGAAGAATATTCATGTGACACCATGGCTCCTGATATCCACGGTCtgcagcgcacaaacacacatttccgtCCATCGGCACGACATGGCATTAAACGCCTCGCTCAAATGCACAATAAGCTAATGTCCCTCTCCCCCACCGTGCAGAAGAGCGGCAGTACCACTGCGAGGACTGTGACCAGCACTTTGAGTCCCGTAACCAGCTGCTGGACCACCAGAAGCAGCCGTGCGGgatgcccccctcctccttccttaaCCCAGGTGTGACTTCTTATTTTTAAGTGAGGGGGGCTATTTTCATACCACTGTAAACACTGGGTACAGAAGAGTGACAAGACGGATGTGCCGCTGAACTGGGAGAATAGGACACTAATGACGTAAGGGACTGTGGGTCCCAACCGAGTCACTGACAATGAGCTCATGCAACAATGACACAGGAAAGAGGAGTCGAACCGAACCGGCATGAATTGTGTGTTATGTCCTGTGGTGTTTTTTACGCGAGACCTCACAGTTTATGTCCTGGGGAATACATTTGTCCTACATTACTTCTCCAACACTCAAACTGTATGTTGTGATGATGAAAGTCAATGCAACTTCTATGTGACTGGACCACAGGCTGGATagtgattttattttccttttttaatgacCGCAAACACACCCCAAAACTGCTTGtatgtttacatttgaatttaacTTTAAATGCTTTAAAGATTTCCAGGAAACTAAATATTAAACCGTAATATCTATTTTCATCTGGTtgatttaaaacgttttttttgtgcCGGATAGGAGGGGACAGCGACCTGCAGGACCAGGAACCTCAAGACCTGCGACCCCTCCTCATGTCTCATGGTCTGCAAGAGTGTAAGGAGTGTGACCAGGTCTTTCCCGATGTCCAGAGGTAAGTCAGCAACTCACAACACATACATCTCATTAGGGAGATTTTTACCACTAGCTTTGGTAAAGCTGCCGctgtcagacagacagatacgTGATAGAAAAACCACTTTCTCAAAATCTGACTTTTGCACATCCGTGTCCGTGCGTCCTGCAGTCTGGAGGCCCACACTCTGTCCCACTCGGAGGAGAGGGAATACAAGTGTGACCAGTGTCCCAAGGCCTTCAACTGGAAATCCAACCTTATCCGACATCAGATGTCGCACGACAGTGGCAAGCACTATGAATGTGAAAACTGCTCAAAGGTAGAGTGATGACTTTTGGagggagatatatatataaatatatatatatatttttttaatcggAGATTTGTGTGACTGTCCTGTCCGTAGAAGCAGGTAGTGACTCCCCCGTGTGTCTGTGCGGTTCCTTCCCCCAGCAGGTGTTCACAGACCCCAGTAACCTACAGAGGCACATCCGCTCGCAGCATGTCGGGGCGCGGGCCCACGCCTGCGCCGACTGCGGCAAGACGTTCGCAACGTCCTCGGGCCTCAAGCAGCATAAGCACATCCACAGCAGTGTCAAGCCCTTCATGTGTAAGTCACTAAGACCCTACCTATGTAAGTCTCCTCAGTacgttataataataattacaataatgATACCAATATGCTTGTGACTTGCCTTTGAAAGAACAAATGGGATGTCTTTTCAAAAACACTGGTTTGTCCTTCCTCTGCTGCTAAGAGTCAATCACTGTTGATGTTCTACAGGAATTACGcgagggatatatatatatatagcagcaGTAACATTTCACACTGGTGATAACAGCATTTAAACTAGCATGCCATTTGACTCACTCCTGGTGACCCTGCCTCACCTGATGTTGACGCTAcagctttctctccctttctcacacacacacacacacactttttacttttttgcacTCACTCCTCAGCAATCGCAAGACCGAAACACATTTTGACCTTTCACATTTTCGCCACCTCAGCACGCAGATCCGATCCCCTTCCCCTAAAGCACTATGACCTTCACCCTttgccctttctctctttccctgcCCCTTCACAAATCaaccctctttctcctcctcaaacaaacacacattaacacactcacacatatgtATATGGGCCAGAGGTACCGCATCTCCCCTGCAGACCTCTGActtccctcttttctcctctctccctccgccACATGCACCATTCCTCACAAATAGCAACCACATGTAAAACCCTCTTCCCTGTGCTCCCTCTGAAAAGGAGTCCATTTGCTGTAATCAGCAGAAAATATGCAGGTTTTAAAACAACTAATGGCCTCAAACGTGACGCCCGCCTGGGAGGGACCATGGGTGCATCcgaagtgtttgtttgtgcgcgtCCACTTGTAGGGCAGTGTTGTACTGTAACATAATTCTGTTTGTATGTAAGCGCATGCATCTtgtcaagagtgtgtgtgtgtgtctcagatattttgtatgtgtatgtacagtatgtgtgtgaaGCGCTCAGGCCTGCAGGGTTAGTCCTCACATTTTAAGTAGACATGCTACCAGTCTCACTGCAAACACGTGGAGCTCAAGCTCAAACAGATCAATTGTAATCAATTGAGAAGTATTCAGATAGTTTCCAAATTTCTTAATTCGTGTTCCAAGATGCACGGCACCGCTTCTAGAGAGGAAACAACACGTGCAATATCAAAGGCATTATGCACTCTTCATTTTTATTCCTCCAGATGTTTCCAAAACTACCTTCCTACACTGATTGTATCCGCCAAAGCCAAGCCACAACTGCACTTCATTTCAATTTAGTTTCCTGGGTCCATTCATTAcaatgactctttttttttttttcatcattacatACACTCTTGGCTCGAACCTTCCCATTTGGCGTTCCTctggagtgtttatttaaaTCCGTTTCCGCAATACTTTTTCCCGCTCTTCCTTTCCATCTCCTTAAATTGCCTCTTGAGCACCTTGTGGCTGGAGGGCATCCAAAGTATGCAGAAGTGTAATCACGGTCTGCGCCGAACCACTTCCTTAGCCCCTGTTTTGAAGATCCCGTAACAATGTGAGCAAAATCAATCATCCTGCGCTGCCTCTAACTGCTTTTTGATATTGCCGGATGATCAAAGTTCTATCCAAACGTCAGCTGTAGTGTAGCTGATTTGCAAATGATCCTGAGGTGGGGGCCAACAAGGACGAACATCTTCCCCCTCTCGTAAACGGCATTCTCGACTTTTATTAGAATAGCGATAGAAAAGAGCATGGGAAAACAATCAGTACTTGGCTGCTACTATCCACTTTGTAGATTCCAAACAAATCATCCATCTGTGGTAGATAATGCTGACACACTAGTAATGACAATAGGTGATGTCAAACAGTGGGTTTTTCCTTCTCATGGCTGGGCGTTGGCACCGAATGACATGCAAGGTCAAACAGAACAACCGGCAGGCACACGGTGGTTGACTGTGGGAAGGTCACTTAGCGCAGGACAACAGGGATCGAGCTAACGGGACAAGGTGAGGGGGCTGAGGGGGTGACAGGGAGGctcgggagaggggggggaagagcGGGCAGTAGAGGACGTGGGACCTGTCCCTGGGAACCGGACTTCAGGATAGGATTCATTCAACTCTGCTTCCTTCACAAACTTAAAATAGAGCCATTGTACTGCATgcgactgagtgtgtgtgtgtgtgtgtgtgtgtgtgtatatctacgTATGTCTGTGTTATGTGAATATTTTGTGAATGTGCCTACacgtcggtgtgtgtgtgattgtttacGGACTCCCTGGGAGCGTCCCTGGGAAGACAATGGGGTTGGAGATGCCTGGGAGTTTGGTTTGATGTGTAGATGATGAGCAGCAACAACTGACTCACACCAAACAAATCTACCAAACATATTCCCTTACAATGCCAGGATCTGGACACACCTGTCCTCCTCACTTTGTTGGAAAACTGTTGTCAGAGTATTAATGGGTCCAATATGTTTTAAATCTGCCGAAGCCTCTACCAGCCGACATCTCTTAACCGAGATGTatcatgtgatgttttttttgtgtgtggatgaaggcggaggggggggggggattcggtGAGTACTAATACGTTCTCCATCCGTCTCTGTGTCCCTGCAGGCGAGGTATGCCACAAGTCCTACACCCAGTTCTCTAACTTGTGCCGCCATAAACGCATGCATGCCGACTGCCGCACGCAGATCAAGTGCAAGGATTGTGGGCAGATGTTCAGCACCACATCCTCCCTCAACAAGCACCGGCGCTTCTGTGAAGGGAAGAATCATTTCACGGCAGGGGGATTGTTTGCCCAGGGTATGCCCCTGCCTGGTGCTCCTGGCTTGGACAAATCGTCCCTGGCAATGGGCCACAGCGTTTCTGGGCTGGCTGATTACTTTGGGGCCAGTCGCCACCACAGCGGGCTTACCTTCCCTGCTGCTCCAGCGTTTCCCTTCAGCTTCCCCGGCCTCTTCCCCTCTGGACTCTACCACCGGCCCCAACTCATTCCTGCCACCTCTCCGGTCAGACAACCCACCCATGCGCCCCTCGCTGGTCCTGGTGCAGAGCTGAGTAAGAGCCCACTGCTGCCGCCGAGCCCGGGGCATCAAGAGTCCCGGGAGCTCCTCAAGGCCCTACGTAAAGATAGTGGTGCACCTGGCAACCAGATGCCAGGTTCGGAGCTCCACGCCCAGAGCTCCTCGTCGTCCGCCAAGCAGCGGAACAAGCAGAGTGACCAGTCCGAGAGCAGCGACCTGGACGATGTCAGCACGCCCAGTGGAAGCGATCTGGAGAGCACATCGGGCTCGGAGTTGGAGAGCGACATGGACAGTGAGAGGGAAAGGGGGGCTGGGCGAGAAGCTGGCAAAGGCCCCAAAAGGAAGGCCTGTGAAGGAGCCCTCCAGAGCCCCGGCCTGATAGACAGCAGTGCTGCGAAAGACTTTCCGGGCCCAGCCCTCATACCATCCTCGCTGGACGAGCACACGGCCGTAACAGGGGCCGTCAATGACTCTATTAAGGCCATCGCCTCCATTGCTGAGAAGTACTTTGGCTCCACGGGGCTGGCTggcctgcaggagaagaaggtcGGGTCTCTGCCCTACCCCTCCATGTTCCCACTGCCTTTCTTCCCAGCTTTCTCTCCTCCAGTTTACCCGTTTCCAGACAGAGACGTCCGACCTCCAGCCCCGAAGGGCGAGCCGCAGTCCCCGGCAGACGACTGCAAGAAGGCACAGGGCAAATCTTCATCCCACTCGCCATTTGACCTCACTACTAAGCGGAAGATGGAGAAGTCCGCCACATTTGCCCCCTCCAAACCAggcacctcccactccatcggTCAGGATCAGCCGCTAGACCTGAGCCTGGGGACCAGAGGCCGCGTAGGCAatgcaagagaggaggagaccaagAACAACCTGGGCTatgaggaggagaaagcagTGGCGGAGATCCCGAAAGCGGACACCTCTTTACAGCATGCCAGGCCCATGCCTTTCTTCATGGACCCAATCTACAGGTATCGTTATTCCCAGTAGCATACGTAGCCAGGATTTAAGTCACCAGCCTACTTGGAGTGCTTTTGCACATTGTGTTATATCCAAAAACTATTTTGGTGTTAGTTCCTGTCATTTTATTGGTATTTGCATAATTGTAATTGTAGTACTggatttaaatgtgtaaatattttttgcTGTACATGCGTTAAGAGAAATCTATTATTAGCAGGGTTGAGAAGAGGAGAATGAGCGATCCGTTTGAGACTCTGAAAGACAAGTACATGCGGCCAACTCCGGGCTTCCTCTTCCACCCACAGGTAAGTTCTGACTGGGGCATCAGAGAGAAGTGGGGATACTTTGGAGCACTGGGAAGGAATTCAATAACATGGCAAGCACCTTGTCCGGACAAACTCACACCTTTTTCCCAGTGCGActgtacacttttatttattttatttacatatttgatttGAGGGTTGATTTTAGATGCTTTGGTTGACTCTGGATTGATTAAATAGTCAACATATTTCCCAATCCGTCCGTGTTGCTCTTGTGCAGTTTGAATTAGAGATAATTGTGATGTCATCTTACAAGTTCAATGGTAGGTTCCCGTATCCACAGATGTTACAGCAGCTTGGCTTTAAAACAGTGTAGATATTTTTACGACTCTTTCTATAAGGACCTCTAATTAAGAATGATTGTCCCAAGCTGACCAAAGGGGATTAATAAGGCTCCAGCCTTATCCAAACTGCTGCCTGTTAAGCCCGTTGTTGGCTATCTGAAACAGATGTGGCAGCGAGAAAGGGCACACTCTGACACGTCCGCCCATAACATGTCTTTGACTGCGATATAAAAAATGATATGCTCTTAAAGCAAAGATTTCTGCCCTGGGGTTTTCTGTGCCAGTGTTTCCAATGCGAGACTCAaattatgtgtgtgcgcgtgttcacGCCGGTGTATTTCTTCGTGTGTCTATGACATGTTGCACTGACGTTCATTTGTTCAATCTGCACCCGCGGGTGAGAACGGTCCGTCGGAAAGTGAAAACACCACTTTCTCAggcatttgattttttttttctcctttttttctggcTGTTTCACGTCTGGTTTTTACAGGCTGTTTCATTTGTGTGATTTATGTCCCCTGTCCAGAGTGCTGCATGGGCCCAGCCTGCAGCAGCCACATGGGCGTCCCGCACGCCTTAATGAGGTGTCCTATCAGTAGAAACACTAACAGAGTGCTTAGGCCATCTTTATGACTTTATGATGTCTGGACACACAAATCATTCCCAGAAACTCTAGACCGGGTCGGTCTAACCCAGACCAGGCCAGGGGCCCTTC
Coding sequences:
- the mecom gene encoding MDS1 and EVI1 complex locus protein EVI1 isoform X18, whose protein sequence is MKAEEYSCDTMAPDIHEERQYHCEDCDQHFESRNQLLDHQKQPCGMPPSSFLNPGGDSDLQDQEPQDLRPLLMSHGLQECKECDQVFPDVQSLEAHTLSHSEEREYKCDQCPKAFNWKSNLIRHQMSHDSGKHYECENCSKQVFTDPSNLQRHIRSQHVGARAHACADCGKTFATSSGLKQHKHIHSSVKPFMCKSLRPYLCEVCHKSYTQFSNLCRHKRMHADCRTQIKCKDCGQMFSTTSSLNKHRRFCEGKNHFTAGGLFAQGMPLPGAPGLDKSSLAMGHSVSGLADYFGASRHHSGLTFPAAPAFPFSFPGLFPSGLYHRPQLIPATSPVRQPTHAPLAGPGAELSKSPLLPPSPGHQESRELLKALRKDSGAPGNQMPGSELHAQSSSSSAKQRNKQSDQSESSDLDDVSTPSGSDLESTSGSELESDMDSERERGAGREAGKGPKRKACEGALQSPGLIDSSAAKDFPGPALIPSSLDEHTAVTGAVNDSIKAIASIAEKYFGSTGLAGLQEKKVGSLPYPSMFPLPFFPAFSPPVYPFPDRDVRPPAPKGEPQSPADDCKKAQGKSSSHSPFDLTTKRKMEKSATFAPSKPGTSHSIGQDQPLDLSLGTRGRVGNAREEETKNNLGYEEEKAVAEIPKADTSLQHARPMPFFMDPIYRVEKRRMSDPFETLKDKYMRPTPGFLFHPQFRLPDQRTWMSAIENMAEKLETFGSLKPESGDLLRSVPSMFDFRAPPSALPETLLRKGKERYTCRYCGKIFPRSANLTRHLRTHTGEQPYRCKYCDRSFSISSNLQRHIRNIHNKEKPFKCHLCDRCFGQQTNLDRHLKKHENGNLSGTAMSSPQSELDSGSAILDDKEDSYFNEIRNFISNTGQNQASPDPSEEGLNCGPFEEEKPLMASHGSHDLEDEEAEEPAADEDEGVEPSLATVKQEDKVLPGGLGDDIVQDEMDFNLNCKTSSRRYKEEESGYSALDHIRHFSDMRKLEESEQSEGDEDDGSFGSPSLTDAVKQPLFRKSKSQAYAMMLSLAEKDSLHPASHTPSTMWHSLARAAAESSAIQSLSHV
- the mecom gene encoding MDS1 and EVI1 complex locus protein EVI1 isoform X19 is translated as MKAEEYSCDTMAPDIHEERQYHCEDCDQHFESRNQLLDHQKQPCGMPPSSFLNPGGDSDLQDQEPQDLRPLLMSHGLQECKECDQVFPDVQSLEAHTLSHSEEREYKCDQCPKAFNWKSNLIRHQMSHDSGKHYECENCSKQVFTDPSNLQRHIRSQHVGARAHACADCGKTFATSSGLKQHKHIHSSVKPFMCEVCHKSYTQFSNLCRHKRMHADCRTQIKCKDCGQMFSTTSSLNKHRRFCEGKNHFTAGGLFAQGMPLPGAPGLDKSSLAMGHSVSGLADYFGASRHHSGLTFPAAPAFPFSFPGLFPSGLYHRPQLIPATSPVRQPTHAPLAGPGAELSKSPLLPPSPGHQESRELLKALRKDSGAPGNQMPGSELHAQSSSSSAKQRNKQSDQSESSDLDDVSTPSGSDLESTSGSELESDMDSERERGAGREAGKGPKRKACEGALQSPGLIDSSAAKDFPGPALIPSSLDEHTAVTGAVNDSIKAIASIAEKYFGSTGLAGLQEKKVGSLPYPSMFPLPFFPAFSPPVYPFPDRDVRPPAPKGEPQSPADDCKKAQGKSSSHSPFDLTTKRKMEKSATFAPSKPGTSHSIGQDQPLDLSLGTRGRVGNAREEETKNNLGYEEEKAVAEIPKADTSLQHARPMPFFMDPIYSRVEKRRMSDPFETLKDKYMRPTPGFLFHPQMSAIENMAEKLETFGSLKPESGDLLRSVPSMFDFRAPPSALPETLLRKGKERYTCRYCGKIFPRSANLTRHLRTHTGEQPYRCKYCDRSFSISSNLQRHIRNIHNKEKPFKCHLCDRCFGQQTNLDRHLKKHENGNLSGTAMSSPQSELDSGSAILDDKEDSYFNEIRNFISNTGQNQASPDPSEEGLNCGPFEEEKPLMASHGSHDLEDEEAEEPAADEDEGVEPSLATVKQEDKVLPGGLGDDIVQDEMDFNLNCKTSSRRYKEEESGYSALDHIRHFSDMRKLEESEQSEGDEDDGSFGSPSLTDAVKQPLFRKSKSQAYAMMLSLAEKDSLHPASHTPSTMWHSLARAAAESSAIQSLSHV
- the mecom gene encoding MDS1 and EVI1 complex locus protein EVI1 isoform X15, which gives rise to MKAEEYSCDTMAPDIHEERQYHCEDCDQHFESRNQLLDHQKQPCGMPPSSFLNPGGDSDLQDQEPQDLRPLLMSHGLQECKECDQVFPDVQSLEAHTLSHSEEREYKCDQCPKAFNWKSNLIRHQMSHDSGKHYECENCSKVFTDPSNLQRHIRSQHVGARAHACADCGKTFATSSGLKQHKHIHSSVKPFMCKSLRPYLCEVCHKSYTQFSNLCRHKRMHADCRTQIKCKDCGQMFSTTSSLNKHRRFCEGKNHFTAGGLFAQGMPLPGAPGLDKSSLAMGHSVSGLADYFGASRHHSGLTFPAAPAFPFSFPGLFPSGLYHRPQLIPATSPVRQPTHAPLAGPGAELSKSPLLPPSPGHQESRELLKALRKDSGAPGNQMPGSELHAQSSSSSAKQRNKQSDQSESSDLDDVSTPSGSDLESTSGSELESDMDSERERGAGREAGKGPKRKACEGALQSPGLIDSSAAKDFPGPALIPSSLDEHTAVTGAVNDSIKAIASIAEKYFGSTGLAGLQEKKVGSLPYPSMFPLPFFPAFSPPVYPFPDRDVRPPAPKGEPQSPADDCKKAQGKSSSHSPFDLTTKRKMEKSATFAPSKPGTSHSIGQDQPLDLSLGTRGRVGNAREEETKNNLGYEEEKAVAEIPKADTSLQHARPMPFFMDPIYSRVEKRRMSDPFETLKDKYMRPTPGFLFHPQFRLPDQRTWMSAIENMAEKLETFGSLKPESGDLLRSVPSMFDFRAPPSALPETLLRKGKERYTCRYCGKIFPRSANLTRHLRTHTGEQPYRCKYCDRSFSISSNLQRHIRNIHNKEKPFKCHLCDRCFGQQTNLDRHLKKHENGNLSGTAMSSPQSELDSGSAILDDKEDSYFNEIRNFISNTGQNQASPDPSEEGLNCGPFEEEKPLMASHGSHDLEDEEAEEPAADEDEGVEPSLATVKQEDKVLPGGLGDDIVQDEMDFNLNCKTSSRRYKEEESGYSALDHIRHFSDMRKLEESEQSEGDEDDGSFGSPSLTDAVKQPLFRKSKSQAYAMMLSLAEKDSLHPASHTPSTMWHSLARAAAESSAIQSLSHV